In Opisthocomus hoazin isolate bOpiHoa1 chromosome 3, bOpiHoa1.hap1, whole genome shotgun sequence, a genomic segment contains:
- the SNAI2 gene encoding zinc finger protein SNAI2 produces MPRSFLVKKHFNASKKPNYSELDTHTVIISPYLYESYPVPIIPQPEILSSVAYNPITVWTTTGLLPSPLPNDLSPLSGYPSSLGRVSPPPPSDTSSKDHSGSESPISDEEERIQSKLSDSHAIEAEKFQCSLCNKTYSTFSGLAKHKQLHCDAQSRKSFSCKYCDKEYVSLGALKMHIRTHTLPCVCKICGKAFSRPWLLQGHIRTHTGEKPFSCPHCNRAFADRSNLRAHLQTHSDVKKYQCKNCSKTFSRMSLLHKHEESGCCVAH; encoded by the exons ATGCCACGCTCCTTCCTGGTCAAGAAACATTTCAATGCGTCCAAGAAGCCGAATTACAGCGAGCTGGACACTCATACAG TGATTATATCCCCATACCTGTATGAAAGCTATCCAGTCCCTATCATACCACAGCCAGAGATCCTGAGCTCAGTAGCTTACAATCCCATTACTGTGTGGACTACAACCGGGCTGCTACCGTCTCCATTACCCAACGACCTCTCTCCGCTTTCTGGATACCCCTCATCTTTAGGAAGAGTCAGCCCACCTCCACCTTCTGACACCTCCTCCAAAGATCACAGCGGTTCAGAAAGTCCCATTAGCGATGAAGAAGAGAGAATCCAGTCCAAGCTTTCAGACTCCCATGCAATTGAAGCTGAAAAGTTCCAGTGCAGTTTATGTAACAAGACCTATTCAACTTTCTCTGGGTTGGCCAAACATAAGCAGCTGCACTGTGATGCCCAGTCTAGGAAATCATTCAGCTGCAAGTACTGTGACAAGGAGTACGTCAGCCTGGGAGCGCTTAAGATGCACATCAGGACCCACACACTACCTTGTGTCTGCAAGATCTGCGGCAAGGCTTTCTCTAGACCCTGGCTGCTTCAAGGACATATTAGAACTCACACTG GAGAGAAGCCGTTTTCCTGTCCTCACTGCAACAGGGCTTTTGCAGACAGATCCAATCTGAGGGCTCATCTGCAGACCCACTCAGATGTGAAGAAATACCAGTGCAAAAATTGCTCCAAAACTTTCTCCAGAATGTCTCTTCTGCACAAACACGAGGAATCTGGCTGCTGTGTAGCACACTGA